The genomic segment taaaaatattattttttaaaaaaaaatattgcaacGAATCATCATATGCATGattttctctctctagttttgtcagatttatttgaaaaagttgacaaaattaagaaaagaaCTAAGATCATGTTTTGTATATGGTTGAAAAgttcataacaaaaaaataaaactttaaagcatatattgaaaatttgagaattgtatagaaaataaaataatgagttgTGGATAATGAAATACTTCACAACACAAAGAAAATAGGAGAAAACATTTGTGGTTAAAagttatatagaaaataaaataatgagttgTTGATAATGAAAAACTTCACgatgaaaaaaatagaagaaaaaatatcaatacaattaaaacagtaGACATTTTTCAGACATCCCTttgatttttaaactatttacaagaatgtcattatcatttaattttaattaataagttatagaaattagttatacaaccaaataaataactgatatataaaataaattgcaGACCCCACTTTATTTACAATCGAAAATATATGATAAGttataatatgttattttttttttgtatttactgTCCACCTCAGAATATATCAATTATTCTCAATATGTAATCCTAATTAAATGAATAATTGAGTACAGatttatataagtatataatattactataatagtatacttatttgatataatatttaccaaatatttaaaataaatttaatttattattatgttcttagtaatagtattttccaaattaaaaaaaaatcaacaccggattaatatttataaatatctaaacaattcTTATATCTTGGGGacataaaactaaaaccaaattaaaaccaaaataaaaaccaaatggatatccaaataaacaaaataaagtttatatatttttttaaaatgataaaaatactCTAAAACTACTATCTATAAACTGAACTACACAGAAAAAAGGATTTCCCtactttttattcaaaaattttgaaattatttttaatttctgctAGAATAGAATTacctgaatatttttttagccAAAGTATCTATcatatgatataatatttaccaaacataaaataaatttagtttattattatgttcttagtaatagtattttccaaatcaaaaaataaaatcaacaccggactaatatttataatatctaaacaaGTCTTATATCTTGGGACAGAAAAACTATaccaaatcaaaaccaaactaaaaaccaaatggatatccaaatattcaaaatacaatctatatattttttaaaatatttattatatttaattttaaaatgataaaatattctaaaatactaTCTATAAACTGAACTACACAAAAACGGATTTCCCTACTATTTctatccaaaatatttgaaattatttttaattttatgctaAAATAGAATCACCcgaatattttttatccaaagtatctaaatttaTCCGATTTATccattattttttctgaaattttaaaaaacatcaTTTTACCCTAATTACTCTAagttattcaaaaaaaagaagaaccgGGCCATAGTCAAATTGAACACgaaattttaatggttttccaaaccaaaccggaaaccaaattaaccaaaccaaaatcaaatacaaattcataaataaccgaacaattcttatatttctacccaaaagatgaattttcatactattttttatccaaaatatttaaaattattttattttctgctAGAATAGAATCACTCGATAACTCTTTagctaaaatatctatatttatctGAATTATCCGTTATTTTTCCAAAATTCGATCATTTTTACCCCAATTACtctaaattatctaaaaaacaAGAACCGGACCATAGTCGAATTGAACTCAAATTTTTAACGGGTTCTTAACATTGTCattcgaaccaaaccgaaaactaaGTTAACCaaccaaaatcaaatccaaTTTATAAATAACCGAACGATTCTTATATTTCTTGAATCGAGAAATGAAAATCAAACTGGAATgaatctgaaaaagaaaaaatacaaattagaaccaaaccgaaaaccaaatgCGTACAAACATATTAGTGAGCAAATAAATAGAGTAATAAATATGTCAACAAAAATAATTCCGCGCTTTTTAAGCGCGGGTCCAAATCTAGTTTGTGGTTAAAAGTTTATCTAGCTTACTATAAAGTTCCAAGAGAAGCAATctaacggaaaaaaaaaaaaacttcagaatttgattttttaaaaaaataatggttAGATCAGAACCGTTAAAATCCTTTTCTTTCCCTCTAATAAGGTTATTTTCTGGTTTGATTCTCTTTCCAATTGTTGTTTGCTTCACGATAATAAACGCTCTATTCTATCTTCTCATCAGAAAGCTAAAGACCATCCCCATCACTTAACAATTAATGTTGCCTTAAAAATAATCGAGAGGGGCAAGAACAATCACAATATCTCAAATCATATTCTTTGAGAAACTCACTAGAAACACTTTTGCACATGTTTACATCTATAAATGGTTCAgggatattttgtttaaatttaaattacaaactTTAATCACATCAACaacattattttcataattgtaAGTATCTTCAAAGTATATACAGTGTGGGGTTGCCCTAAGTGTATGGTGTGCTATGACCTATTTTGTATTCACAATGTCGTAATCGCTCTCAACATAGGCATTTTATCGTTATTTGTTTCATTCCATGTTGATATGACTAATGTGTGACACATTGACATAAACAAATGCATCCAAAAGACAATATAATATTTGAGTTTTGGGGAACTTAACCACCTGATCAAGAAAATGTCCAAATATTCTTTACttatataacaaacaaaaattgaagAGGGTGACAAATTAAGTGGTAATGCCAATTTTGCCTTTATTTTAATGTGAACTTTGCTGGAGATGGAAGTTTGCTTTTCATTTCAGAAATCCACAATATATCACCATGACTCATAAAGAATACAAGTTGTCTTGCTTCATATAACTTACATCCGGGGTCTACTTGAAAACCATCATTGAATCACTATGTATTGTGTTGGGTTACGATTTAGCATGAACGCAGCTTAACAAGCACAATAGAACAAGTGTCTAAGAATGCATTTATTCCGCACAATCATACGGGACAGAAATTTTTAGGACGCTCATTTTGATTCCTCCACATTAGTGCTGTCACATTAAACCTGTCATAGGCAACATCTCCAGTATATACACAATGAATAGAGCCTGCAGGTTGatctttaattttcaaaagagtTTGCGTTTTGGTGTTGACACAGTTATTACGGATCTGAAATTTagcaaaaaatgttaaaacccTTGTAATATGTGTAGGAAATTAACCACCAAGTTGAAACAACAAAAAGGAGAAAACATCGACTATGCCCTTTGAGAGAGATTACAAAACCGATACTAGCCATTGTTTTGCTTAAGCTTGCCACAGACTCTgaatcttttattatatatgaaaagttGGAAATTAATAAACAACATAATGATAATTTGATAGTAGTAATCAAATAGATATGTTTAAATTACACTTGCACATTGGACATCGTGTGTCAAGTATATATACTGAAAAATATTACTTCCTTTGATTATATTCTGGAATCTAACGCCATGATCGTGCTAAGGTTCATGGGGTTCATGTACTCAACCGAACCAGTCATGATCTGTTGGACGATGAGTCGGGTAGCTTTCTCAGTCGGGTGGAAAGGGTCCCAAAATGCATAGGCGTTACGGTCTGGACATAAGCTTGACAACGGGGTGCAAACACCTTGCCCGTTGTATGCCCTTGTCCGCAGCACGCTACCTTGGATGTCACGAAACCTATGAAATTTAATCGAATTAGGTCAGAAAAGTAATTCTTGgccattaacaaaaaaaaatggcagAAGATACAAACTTGCAGAATAGCATAACGGATGAATATAAGTCGTAATTTCAAAAGTAACAATGGTAgaataatttcaaaatcattGAAGGAGTACTCACCAAATCTCTGGGGGTTGTTTATGAAATCTGCATTCATATTGAACGCATTAGTCCCAATGAAAACATCAGAACCGATTTCGCGGTTAAGTCCTTGAAGCATTTGATCCAAAAGCGGATTAAATATGGCTGCAGCCTGTTGTGCCTCGGGAGCACATTCTCCGTTTGCGCTTCTAGATGAAGCAAGCTCTGCCGGTACGCAACCCAACGGTCCTGTTCCTGTAACCATGACCCTCCTCGCTCCCAACTCATACAGTCTCTGTATCACCAAATAAGAGTCAAAAGCATAAGAACATACAGTAATACCCTAAGTCTAGCGTGTAAACcaagaaatattatatatatatatatatgtataccatGAGTATTTTCCTGTATTCGGAGATGAGAAGCTGGCTAAATTCGCTGAGAGATGACTGTCGACCTCTAGCAGAGAATGGCAAGAAGTAGTTGTTGACGAAATCGTTGCCACCAAGAGTCATGAGGACTAAAGCTCCATTTACAAGCTGTTGTGTTTTGTCTGAACCTATAATCTCACTCACTCTCTCTTGATACTCTTGGAACAGCTCGAATTTGCCTACCGATCCTTAGTATGTTCAACTACATTATTTATCCAcatcaagaaaaatatatattagatttggTTTTAACCATATATAGTGTTCTTTTATTGTCCAGAGGAAAAACAAAGTAAGCATTTCAACTCTAAAATATACGTACTGTAtattgaaagaaagaaaatggaAACATAGTCTTGGAGtttaatgttttattgtttCTAAGATTAGAAAAAAGACTAAAAACGGTTTAGtttaatgaaacaaaaaaaataactaaagtcGGATTAATGAATCACATGATAAAATTGGTCGGAGAAATGTCTCTTTTTGGTTATTAATTAAACATAAGCAGAGGAGATCTGACTATCGGAAttctgaatatatattaaattggaaaggaactatttttattttcattctcTACATTCCtctttgattatattttaataatgtttgaacaaaattaatcatattttgaatctttattTTCAGGAAAAGTACCAGCTAATACTATCATGGAATAATACTATGAAAACGAGTTTTGTCTTCAGCTCATAATACttcattttaaaatgaaattaagaGATTATTTCGATATAAAGAATAATGTGACAGATGACTTACAAACTGAACACCGGTGTCGTTGAGAATTCCGATGCCGGCAGAGGCAAAATTAGCTCCGATCAATAACTTCTCTCCAGTGAGCTCAGGGCTAAGGATTGGTAGCGTTGGCTCGGATCCAATTTGCTCACCTAAACCCCAAGCAAAAATCACTCTTAATAGCtctaaaatattgaaataaaataaatgtaaaaatggCCTCATACTGATGATGTCAGGGAGGTTCAAGCCGTTGGAGAAACGCCCCGTTGGACGACCAGTCGGATAATCGATTCCGTACGGCGGAGAGTCGGCACGAGCGGTGGTGACTAAGTAATTGTTATTACCACTGTCCACGAGTGAGTCGCCAAAGACGTAGAACGCTCGAGCCGCGTTTGTTTTTTGCGGCATAAGAAATAGCATTCCCCATAACGCGGTGGACAGAAATATGGATGTTAGAAGAGTGGACATTATGTGAAGTGATACTTCGTAATATATGAAAAGTGTAAAAGAAGATTAGTCTCTTCGTTTGTTATATACAACGGAAAATTGTATTAATGGTTAACTTTTTTTGGTGTATGTAATAAATGTTATGTTGTTGTCGGTTGATCTActtaagagaaaacaaagcTGTTCTAATTAAAGAGATAACATGTGGAATGCAAAACTAAATCAATAGGTAAGAATAGTATTTGATGCACTGTTGTCGGATTTAAGTTCGAATCCAGTACTTTTGTTGGGAGATATATAGATGAATCACGTTATGTTGAGCAAATAACGTATATGCTATGAGAGGATGATCTTGAATtataatgaaattatttatagtaaCGTTTTAGCTTAAAGTAAACCAAACAAAACGTTGATCTGCCAAATAACCGAAGATCAATATTCTATTGCTGTAATGTTGTTGCATAACAGCAACTTCAAtagtaataatataatatcttaccatagaattttaatattatatatatatatatatatattagtatttaattGTGGGTATTTTAAAGTTACGGCGACTTTTATagtaataatacaatatattaccATAGAATTTACcatagaattttaaatattatatatatatatatatatatatatatatatattatatttaattgtgAGTATTTTAAAGTTACAGATAACTCAACCGAccttaaatattaatatttgtatataatatatatgtaatttagaATCCAATGATAAAATATCACCATTAAAAAGTTGCTCTAATATCTAACCTACATCTTATAAGGTTGTGCTAATTAATGGTTATAGCCAACAAGTTTATAAAGTCGCAAATCTTTAGCTATAAGATGGACCAATCAAACACTTATCTCAGACCTAACCAAAACTGAAGTCCGATCAAACCAAAAACATAGCCAGGTCAACAATAATAAATGATTAGCTGGCATCAAAAGTATATAACGACCACAAATTTAGATATTGGAGTATGTAATATGATGAATACaacataaatttagatattGGAGTATGTAACATGATGAATACAACATAGAAGTCTTCAACCTCTAGGACCGATATATTTGATGAGAGGTCTCAGCGGCGTCCAGTGATCATACCAGAAGCTAGCTTTTTGTCCATTACCAACCTGGCATCTTAAGAACCTTTCAGCAAGACTGCGAAGCTTCAGAAGAGATTTTCCATATCCAAGATCCCTGATTTGATGCATCCAAGCTCCAAATACTCATTTCGCTTAATATATGGCTCTTACACCAAGAGGCCCACAATGATTCATTCTCATTGAACAAGAGCCAAATCAGCTTAAGGGATAAGGTTTTGTTCCACAAGTGGAAGTCCCTCAAGCCCATACCACCCTCAGACTTTGGTAAGCAACAGACCTCCCATGAAACTCTGGCTGTAGCTCTTGATGTTATGTTGCCATTCCAAAGGAATCTACAGCAGAGAGATAGAACTTCTATATCGTAGAACTATATCGTACATTTTATTACTTTTAGCTATGTATAGTCCACGTTTTCTCAAATGAGGCATGATCTACTGATAATTACTTAATACGTGCATGTAgctattttaataaatatccaCGTCACTATAATTTGAACTCTACATTAGATTTGAATATCTCATTCATGTGATATAACTACCTAAAAATTCGTATACTGCATTACGTAGTAAAGGAaacgataaagaaaaaaaacaagagcaCATGACGAGATGACATATATCGTCCCTGATATGGTGGAGACCCTAAACAATTTAgtaaggaattttcaaaaaaaaattttttgcAAATCGGGAGCCTTTTTCCAtactaatttttgtaaaaattttgGGGGTCCTAAGCGAATGTTTCACCTCGCTATGCTCAGGACCACCCCTGGGTTTATCACAAGAAAAATAATCGAAGAGAGCTAAGCGGTCCCACTTAAATGCCAGTTTGCAAACATAACATTTTGTATAATCAAAATCAGTAAATAAaggggagggagagagagacttttttttttgaacagcagagagagagagactagaagGTCGTATGTTGGTTATAAGTAGTTGGCTATCTTTTTCAGTCATCTGCATTCACATGCACACTTAACTCCAGTCATCATCACCATTACCGTTATCATCACAATACAATCATCACTATATATAAGCTGTACCGTATGCTTGGATCACTTGAATCTAACAGTCCTCACGTTGTGGGTGGGGGAACTTGAACTACTGAAGAGGCAAGAAGGAAAAAGTCAATCCAAAGTGAGCTTAATGATCGTAGCCCAATTAATAATAGGCCTCATTGCTATAGCCCATTTAGTTTGCTCGGCCTCATTGCCTTCATCAGTTTCAGTTTCATCTCTCCCTAAAACATAAACGATATTTTGTCatcctaaaacataaaataaactatattcCAAAGTTTTTTTCACAACAATTTATTCCTACAATTTATATTGAGCagattgttttatgttttgcttACATGTTTgtaaaattccaaatatttccATAAAGAGTATTAAACAATTAATTTAATCCCTtatttaaacaaacaaataatacgaccattatattttaattagcaAAAGCTTCGGATTCTATCCGACAAAACAGCATtatactttttttcttctgcCAGCAAATCATAAAACTGGTTACAATTGAGATCGCTCGCTCATCAGAATTTTCAATCTTCCTCCGATATCGAGAGAGaaaccacacaaaaaaaaatgagacaCAACTGCTGCCATCTCTCCTTCGCTTCCGTCCTGAAGATCCTCAATTTCCTCCAAGCCTTCATCGGTATCTCCATCATAATCTACTCTATATGGATGCTCGATCAATACAATCGTCACGTCCCCGTCgaccctcctcctccttctcagCCTCCCTCGGCTTCTTATCCCTTCTCTAGCTCAGGAATCGCTATCAACAGTCTCTCTGACTCCCTGAACAAACCCATCGGTCTCCTTCTCCGAGATTCGGGTTTCCACCTCCGTTCCCTAGATCTTCCTGCTCCCTGGTACTCCTTTTTGttataaagtttccattttcAGGGTTTCGATGTActaaagtttccatttttatggttttggatTTATGATTAGTCAATTTTGAATCTTCTTAttaatttgtgtgttttttatagaaaaacaaaatgataaagGTCAAAGCTTTGAAtgcatgatgatgatgatgtgtttTGGTATTATTAAGCAGTTTAATGTTACGAAGGAATGTTCcaattggttttggtttttgaaaTTGAATGCAGGTTCATATACTCTTTCATGGCGATTGGGATCTTGGTCTGTATTGTCACTGTCATCGGTTTCATTGCAGCTGAAGCTATCAATGGCTGCTGCTTGTGTTTCGTatccttttttattatatacttctTTTATTCACTAATGTGGAAACGTATATTAGCAAGTTTAATTCCTTGATATGTCTGTCTGTCTTAGTATTCAATCCTCAAAACTCTTGTCATCATACTTGAAGCAGCTCTCGTTGGATTCATTGCCATTGACCGTCACTGGGAGAAGGTGAGGTTCACTTCTTCAACATTCGAAATCTTGTATCTTGCGTCCTGCTGTGCTGAAACGGCCGTGTCTCTCTTTTAGGATCTTCCTTATGATCCAACTGGAGAACTCACTAGCCTTCGAGCTTTCATTGAAGCAAACATCGATATTTGCAAATGGGTTGGGGTTGGCGTGGTAGCTATCCAGGTTAACTAACTAGCTCACTTCTTTACCTTTTTTCCAAATTTAAGTTATTTCATATGCTTCTCTCTccttaagattattttttttgtttttgtttttttggtattgTTTCAGCTACTGTCTTTGCTACTGGCTATGGTTCTAAGAGCTATGGTTTCTCCTAGGCAATCAGAGCTTGATGACGAAGATGATTATGAGAATCCGATTAACAGAGCGCGTGAGAATCTTCTTGCTCCACAGACTAACCAGACATCTTCTGGATCAAGCAATATTGACAACTGGAGGTCCAGAATCAGAgagaaggtaaaaaaaaaaaacttaatctCCTGAACTTAGTACGTGAGGTTTAAGCTTTGTATTTGATtgtctttttattcttttgcaGTACGGATTGAACAACGGTCAGAGCCAGAATCCCTCAGTCTAATTCAAAAGATTTGAgttcgtgtgtgtgtgtgtttggtaTCAGTATCACTActttcgttttgttcctctctcTTGCTACCTGTTGTAACTTTCAGAGTGTGCATAAGTATTACACAACTTTTTAGATTGGAACGTTGGTTTTCTCTCTGGTGTGTTTTGCACAAAAAGCGTAACGagatttgtgttttaaaaatagGAACAAAGTGCTTATTGCTTTGCTTTAACAATATGGTCGTCGCATAGCATTTTTGTTCTTCCCCTCAatcgttacaaaaaaaaaattgagacaCATAAGACAAAAACTACACTtaatcttacatttttttattcaaatgtAGTAGTAGTTACTTGTTCTGCTCTAATCTCATTGTGTAAGATCGAGAACGGCTTCCTCTACGAGCTCCTGCAACAATGCTCTTTCGATACCAATCCCAAGGTCGTCTATTTCAGCTTGAAAGCTGTGCATCCATCTCCTCCCAACAATCTCTTCCTTCACTAGACTCTCTGCAGCCACACTGTTTGCGTCTATGTCCTCTACATACTCATCTGAAAGCCAGTCCTTTACCTGGACCAGACATGCTCCACCAAGTCTAAGGCGGAGAATCTTGGCCCATGCGTGGTGTTGTAGTCGTTGTTTCTGAAACGATGGAGTTGAATGCAGTCGAAAATGAGCTTACGGGTTGACCTGTGTTGTCTACGTTTTCCTTCGTTAACGAACTCCTTGATGTTGTTATCTAGGTTGGTGTATTTCTCTCTGAGTGAAGGGGTCTAAGGGATGAGAGAGGGTGCAACCCTTGCTGAAACCAGCAGCTGTTAATACCGTTTCTATGAATAAGAACCAGTCTTCATCCTCATGGACTCCTCTCATTGCGGGTTTAGATATGTTGTCTGTGCAAGAGTCATCATCCCATGAGAGGATCCGAGCAATAGACCCGATTGGTGGTGATTTGTCTATTAGATTAGATTTAAGAGACATCTCCTCTCCTGATGAGAAAGCAAACATTTGGATAAAAGCATTAGAGTGAGAGCTGAGTAACCAAACTCTCTTGAAAGAAAAGTTAAGTTTACCTTGAGTTGTTGTCCATAGCTTGCTTGATGTGGAACATTCTGGAGTGCTGACACCTTCCTCTTCAAATGGAGGAAACAGAACAGAAACTGGACTTAGCTCGTCCTGTTTCTCACTTGTATTCCCAGCCTCTAGGGGCTTCGGTGTAGTCAGTTCCTCCTGCAAACAAATCAAAATGACTCTGCTGATTCAAGCATGAATGTTCAGTATTATCATCAATGGCTCTTCGAGGTTAAAGAACTGGTGGGAATACCTCGCCTGGGATTATGCTTTGTTGTTGTAATGCATCAAGAGGGAGACGACAATCTTCGCTGGGAAGAGTCACTGAAGAAGGCGTTGCTAGCTGAGACATACTACTACTGTACTGAGATGTATCTCTCTTCTCCTTGCTTGCTTTCTTGTTCTTGAA from the Raphanus sativus cultivar WK10039 unplaced genomic scaffold, ASM80110v3 Scaffold1698, whole genome shotgun sequence genome contains:
- the LOC130504608 gene encoding tetraspanin-20-like; the protein is MRHNCCHLSFASVLKILNFLQAFIGISIIIYSIWMLDQYNRHVPVDPPPPSQPPSASYPFSSSGIAINSLSDSLNKPIGLLLRDSGFHLRSLDLPAPWFIYSFMAIGILVCIVTVIGFIAAEAINGCCLCFYSILKTLVIILEAALVGFIAIDRHWEKDLPYDPTGELTSLRAFIEANIDICKWVGVGVVAIQLLSLLLAMVLRAMVSPRQSELDDEDDYENPINRARENLLAPQTNQTSSGSSNIDNWRSRIREKYGLNNGQSQNPSV